A single genomic interval of Microbacterium oleivorans harbors:
- a CDS encoding cation-transporting ATPase — translation MSKLSRLIGMASKALGDKAAPGSGAGAGGANGGDWRSIVRGAADALTGDSRAAAQPAAQRGPMGLTPPSAGTLTDADRKAIARYDYLVQTADPAQLEQIHRDAFARLSAAQRAEVEARLSGSLPPHERPASSEPSVLARAATRAEMLKPGSLRGLFARVRGGSGGAGGRPAGAGMLAGAGVAAAGGLLAAVAGGAIVSAVAAPMLEQAAGLVDFDAIASGIDPESLVSGIDAEAIAGGFGEQVSGLGDQASGFGDQLSNFELPDLGDLFGR, via the coding sequence ATGAGCAAGCTCAGTCGACTGATCGGGATGGCGTCGAAGGCGCTCGGCGACAAGGCTGCGCCGGGTTCGGGGGCAGGCGCCGGAGGTGCGAACGGCGGGGACTGGCGGTCGATCGTGCGCGGGGCCGCGGACGCCCTGACCGGCGACTCCCGAGCCGCCGCGCAGCCCGCGGCGCAGCGCGGTCCGATGGGTCTGACGCCGCCCTCCGCCGGCACGCTCACCGACGCGGATCGCAAGGCGATCGCGCGGTACGACTACCTCGTGCAGACGGCGGATCCGGCTCAGCTCGAGCAGATCCATCGTGACGCGTTCGCGCGGCTGAGTGCGGCGCAGCGGGCCGAGGTGGAGGCTCGGCTGTCGGGCAGTCTGCCTCCTCACGAGCGGCCCGCGTCGTCGGAGCCGAGCGTGCTCGCGCGGGCTGCGACGCGTGCCGAGATGCTGAAGCCCGGCTCGCTGCGCGGGCTCTTCGCGCGCGTTCGAGGCGGGTCAGGTGGCGCCGGTGGCCGGCCTGCGGGTGCCGGGATGCTGGCGGGTGCCGGGGTGGCCGCAGCGGGCGGCCTGCTCGCCGCTGTCGCCGGCGGCGCGATCGTCAGTGCCGTCGCGGCGCCGATGCTCGAGCAGGCGGCAGGCCTCGTGGACTTCGACGCGATCGCGTCGGGCATCGACCCCGAGAGCCTCGTCTCCGGTATCGACGCAGAGGCGATCGCCGGCGGATTCGGAGAGCAGGTGTCGGGCCTCGGCGATCAGGCGTCGGGTTTCGGAGATCAGCTGTCGAACTTCGAGCTGCCGGATCTCGGTGACCTCTTCGGACGGTGA
- a CDS encoding excalibur calcium-binding domain-containing protein, producing MTESSLPAAGWYPAAHADGQPRYWDGSAWTDADSATVPVVVQRESSGSDAAPSFLQRPMMRRTGLIATASALVVGLLLGGGVGGSSAQSEVAALEDQVAALEIDLAGAEGVASENDAALADARADLEDALADLATASEALTTATTQMTEMETAATASQSELDARAARIADLEGQLSVRAAPAPAPAAPAPAAPAPAAPVSAWYDNCTAVRNAGAAPIRVGDPGYAKHLDRDGDGIGCE from the coding sequence ATGACTGAGTCGAGCCTGCCCGCGGCCGGGTGGTATCCCGCCGCACACGCTGACGGCCAGCCGCGCTACTGGGACGGATCGGCGTGGACGGACGCAGACTCGGCGACCGTGCCGGTCGTCGTCCAGCGCGAGTCGTCGGGGTCCGACGCGGCGCCGTCCTTCCTCCAGCGGCCGATGATGCGCCGCACAGGGCTCATCGCGACGGCATCCGCGCTGGTGGTCGGTCTGCTGCTGGGCGGGGGTGTCGGCGGGTCGAGCGCGCAGTCGGAGGTCGCGGCACTCGAAGACCAGGTCGCCGCGCTCGAGATCGATCTCGCCGGTGCCGAGGGAGTCGCGTCTGAGAACGACGCTGCGCTCGCCGATGCCCGCGCGGATCTCGAGGACGCGCTCGCAGATCTCGCGACGGCTTCGGAGGCGCTCACGACGGCGACCACTCAGATGACCGAGATGGAGACGGCCGCGACCGCCTCGCAGTCCGAGCTCGACGCGCGTGCGGCGCGGATCGCCGATCTCGAGGGCCAGCTCTCGGTGCGTGCCGCTCCGGCACCGGCTCCCGCAGCTCCCGCTCCCGCGGCTCCCGCCCCGGCGGCTCCGGTGTCGGCGTGGTACGACAACTGCACCGCCGTCCGCAACGCGGGGGCGGCGCCGATCCGGGTCGGGGATCCCGGATACGCCAAGCACCTCGATCGTGACGGCGACGGCATCGGCTGCGAGTGA
- a CDS encoding HNH endonuclease signature motif containing protein: MYDTNVGGACDNGNMASTDETGADMAQPDPSPFASPHAMAFAGYAHALDLAHASDIASVRALAELGRSALREARSTGIRGMASDMELRSVAAEAAGMARLTDRRLQGDIDHAMTIVDGYPLVFAAWEQRRIERGHVDAVVKVGAIVPEDVRPEFERAAIDVCTRDIPSRVRNSLQALAEQIHPQSFSERHREAAACRGVRLVHGSDGMSEVIASLPSVIATGMLDRLTQMGQSVKDARVDAAEPEPDTRTMDQLRADALADLVLGGAPVVDPTHGTDQAGPLGAIRARVQVVITSDTLTGADDHPAEAVGATLVDADTVRRLAAQTMTWDRLFIDPVTRTPVEVDTYRPAPAMRRLLAARDQHCRFPGCRRAAIRCEIDHTVDYAKGGHTHIFNLAHLCQRHHSMKQFTKWEVRQVGGGVLVWTSPLGRVYREDIPIPAVCFTAAIAPPPGSGGAPPRADAPPDAPPF; encoded by the coding sequence ATGTATGATACGAATGTCGGTGGTGCCTGCGATAATGGGAACATGGCATCGACGGACGAGACGGGCGCAGACATGGCGCAGCCCGATCCCTCGCCGTTCGCGTCGCCGCACGCCATGGCGTTCGCGGGCTACGCCCACGCGCTCGACCTCGCCCACGCGAGCGACATCGCCTCGGTGCGAGCGCTTGCAGAGCTGGGCCGATCGGCACTGCGAGAAGCACGAAGCACCGGCATCCGGGGCATGGCCTCCGATATGGAGCTGCGCTCCGTCGCCGCTGAGGCCGCAGGCATGGCGCGACTGACCGACCGGCGGCTGCAGGGCGACATCGACCACGCCATGACCATCGTCGACGGCTATCCGCTCGTGTTCGCGGCGTGGGAGCAGCGCCGTATCGAGCGAGGCCACGTCGACGCGGTCGTGAAGGTCGGCGCGATCGTGCCCGAAGACGTGCGGCCGGAGTTCGAGCGGGCCGCCATCGATGTCTGCACCCGCGATATCCCGTCGCGGGTGCGCAACTCACTGCAGGCGCTCGCTGAGCAGATTCATCCCCAGTCGTTCAGCGAGCGGCACCGCGAGGCTGCGGCGTGCCGCGGCGTCCGGCTGGTTCACGGCTCCGACGGAATGTCGGAGGTGATCGCGAGCCTGCCCTCGGTAATCGCGACGGGAATGCTCGACCGGCTGACGCAGATGGGGCAGTCGGTGAAGGACGCCCGAGTGGATGCCGCCGAGCCCGAGCCCGACACTCGCACCATGGACCAGCTCCGCGCTGATGCCCTGGCAGACCTCGTCCTCGGGGGCGCTCCGGTCGTCGACCCGACTCACGGCACCGATCAGGCCGGCCCGCTCGGTGCGATCCGCGCTCGCGTGCAGGTCGTGATCACGTCCGACACCCTCACCGGCGCGGACGACCATCCTGCCGAGGCCGTCGGAGCGACGCTGGTGGACGCCGACACGGTACGCCGGCTCGCCGCGCAGACCATGACGTGGGACCGGCTCTTCATCGATCCCGTCACCCGCACCCCGGTCGAGGTCGACACGTACCGACCGGCGCCGGCGATGCGACGACTCCTCGCCGCGCGCGACCAGCATTGCCGGTTCCCCGGCTGCCGACGGGCCGCGATCCGCTGCGAGATCGACCACACCGTCGACTACGCCAAGGGCGGCCACACCCATATCTTCAACCTCGCCCACCTCTGCCAGCGACACCATTCGATGAAGCAGTTCACGAAGTGGGAGGTCCGGCAGGTCGGGGGCGGGGTGCTCGTGTGGACCTCACCGCTCGGCCGGGTCTACCGCGAGGACATCCCGATACCCGCCGTGTGTTTCACCGCGGCGATCGCCCCACCCCCGGGCAGCGGCGGCGCACCACCCCGCGCCGACGCTCCGCCGGATGCTCCGCCGTTCTGA
- a CDS encoding aldo/keto reductase: protein MRTVPLGRSTVRVPNVVAGMMRIEDLADEQIRTLYDRSREVGVDFFDHADIYGSTRHGCERRFAEALKLSPSERDQITLQTKTGIVPEEWHFDHSYDHIVTSVEASLEALGTDRIDVLLLHRPDALVEPEEVARAFDHLESSGKVRAFGVSNHTPRQIDLLKTAVTQPLVANQVQLSITHSTLVAQGLAANMAGEDDSITRDGGGLVDYSRINGMTLQAWSPFQKGFFDGVIFGAADYPELNAKLDELAAKYGVTATAIATAWITRHPAGIQVVLGTTNPGRVADAAAGSDIPLTRAEWYALLQTAGHKVP, encoded by the coding sequence ATGCGCACCGTCCCCCTCGGTCGAAGCACCGTCCGCGTTCCCAACGTCGTCGCAGGGATGATGCGGATCGAAGACCTCGCCGACGAGCAGATCCGCACCCTCTACGACCGGTCGCGCGAGGTCGGCGTCGACTTCTTCGACCACGCCGACATCTACGGCTCGACCCGACACGGCTGCGAGCGCCGTTTCGCCGAGGCGCTGAAGCTCAGCCCGTCCGAGCGTGATCAGATCACGTTGCAGACGAAGACCGGGATCGTTCCCGAGGAGTGGCACTTCGACCACTCGTACGACCACATCGTCACCTCCGTCGAGGCATCGCTCGAGGCGCTCGGCACCGACCGCATCGACGTGCTGCTGCTGCACCGCCCCGACGCTCTCGTCGAGCCCGAGGAGGTCGCGCGGGCGTTCGACCACCTCGAGTCGTCCGGCAAGGTCCGGGCCTTCGGCGTCTCGAACCACACACCGCGGCAGATCGACCTGCTCAAGACCGCGGTGACGCAGCCGCTCGTGGCGAATCAGGTGCAGCTGTCGATCACCCACTCGACACTCGTCGCCCAGGGCCTCGCGGCGAACATGGCCGGCGAAGACGACTCGATCACCCGCGACGGCGGCGGCCTTGTCGACTACTCGCGCATCAACGGCATGACGCTGCAGGCGTGGTCGCCCTTCCAGAAGGGGTTCTTCGACGGCGTCATCTTCGGCGCCGCGGACTACCCCGAGCTCAATGCGAAGCTCGATGAGCTGGCGGCGAAGTACGGCGTCACGGCCACCGCGATCGCCACGGCCTGGATCACACGGCATCCCGCTGGGATTCAGGTCGTCCTCGGAACCACCAACCCGGGGCGCGTCGCGGATGCCGCCGCGGGCAGCGACATCCCGCTGACGCGTGCCGAGTGGTACGCGCTCCTGCAGACGGCAGGGCACAAGGTTCCCTGA
- a CDS encoding DUF1905 domain-containing protein, whose translation MSAEQLRFQATIGVEVKGETWSCVEIPGSAEFFGTRKTVRMNATIDEVVLENVGAMVTGTGGHMVSLNAKVRKALGKDIGDTVAVTITTA comes from the coding sequence ATGAGCGCTGAGCAACTGCGGTTCCAGGCGACGATCGGCGTCGAGGTCAAGGGCGAGACCTGGAGCTGCGTCGAGATCCCGGGCTCCGCGGAGTTCTTCGGCACCCGCAAGACCGTTCGCATGAACGCCACCATCGACGAGGTCGTGCTGGAGAACGTCGGCGCCATGGTCACCGGAACCGGCGGCCACATGGTCTCGCTCAACGCCAAGGTGCGCAAAGCCCTCGGCAAAGACATCGGCGACACCGTCGCCGTGACGATCACCACCGCGTAG